From a single Cupriavidus taiwanensis LMG 19424 genomic region:
- the rnpA gene encoding ribonuclease P protein component produces the protein MAGSLPQGAVFPLALPGVSTFAFPKAARLTKTDEFSSVFALRPRRRSTHFVLYVRPNDRPEGRLGVVVGKKFAPRAAERNLVKRMARELFRQRRDQLGGRDVLLRLQAKFPRAEFATRAAVRRACAAEIASLLDVAAKPLPPPAPPASPPAPPTAAPAASPSQSQPPGQPA, from the coding sequence ATGGCCGGTAGCTTGCCGCAGGGTGCAGTGTTCCCGCTAGCTTTGCCAGGCGTGTCTACCTTTGCCTTTCCCAAAGCCGCGAGGCTGACAAAGACGGATGAGTTTTCATCCGTTTTTGCTTTGCGGCCCCGGCGGCGCAGCACCCACTTCGTGCTCTATGTACGCCCGAACGACCGGCCGGAAGGCCGGCTGGGCGTGGTGGTGGGCAAGAAGTTCGCGCCGCGCGCCGCCGAGCGCAACCTGGTGAAGCGCATGGCGCGCGAGCTGTTCCGCCAGCGCCGCGACCAACTGGGGGGCCGCGACGTGCTGCTGCGTCTGCAAGCGAAGTTTCCGCGCGCGGAATTTGCAACGCGCGCGGCGGTCCGAAGGGCATGCGCGGCGGAAATCGCCAGCCTGCTCGACGTAGCGGCAAAACCACTGCCGCCACCCGCGCCGCCTGCCTCGCCCCCGGCGCCGCCCACCGC